From a region of the uncultured Propionivibrio sp. genome:
- a CDS encoding DMT family transporter, with amino-acid sequence MSPLLAGIGGEMMGSGGEGRTTAWRLTPRQQGIALVLVTMVMFAAYDAISKYLARGYPIPELLWIRYVTHVTLLVALFGRRMRWEIVRTARPVLQLLRASMLVAVSFLVMQGLRHIPLAETTAIIFLTPLLVTALSAPLLKERVDARQWGAVLAGFVGVLVIVRPAGSALNLAIIFPLLSAFCYSLYQVLTRKFKGSEHPVTTHFYTGLVGFVVCSFAWQPGWVIPAWGPGCLMVSLGLLAGIGHYMLIQVFERMGPAIAAPFTYTQLAWAALFGMVFFGEVPDVWSLLGIAIITASGLYVALSPGRPEGAAR; translated from the coding sequence ATGTCGCCTTTGTTGGCCGGGATCGGCGGAGAAATGATGGGTTCGGGCGGGGAAGGCAGGACGACGGCATGGCGGCTGACGCCGCGGCAACAGGGCATCGCGCTGGTGCTGGTGACGATGGTGATGTTCGCGGCGTATGACGCGATTTCGAAGTATCTGGCGCGCGGGTATCCGATTCCGGAATTGTTGTGGATCCGCTATGTGACGCACGTCACGCTGCTCGTCGCGCTGTTCGGCCGCCGCATGCGCTGGGAGATCGTCCGCACCGCGCGGCCCGTGCTGCAACTCCTGCGCGCATCGATGCTGGTGGCGGTTTCCTTTCTCGTCATGCAAGGCTTGCGTCATATTCCGCTGGCCGAGACGACGGCGATCATCTTCCTGACGCCGCTGCTCGTCACCGCGCTGTCGGCGCCGCTGCTCAAGGAGCGTGTCGATGCGCGCCAGTGGGGCGCGGTGCTGGCCGGTTTTGTCGGCGTCCTGGTGATCGTCCGGCCGGCCGGTTCGGCGCTCAATCTGGCGATCATCTTTCCGCTGTTGTCGGCATTCTGCTACAGCCTCTATCAGGTGCTGACACGCAAATTCAAAGGCAGCGAACATCCGGTGACGACGCATTTCTATACCGGCCTCGTCGGTTTCGTCGTCTGCAGCTTTGCCTGGCAGCCTGGCTGGGTGATTCCCGCCTGGGGGCCGGGCTGCCTGATGGTCAGCCTCGGCCTGCTTGCCGGCATCGGTCACTATATGCTGATCCAGGTCTTCGAACGCATGGGGCCGGCGATCGCCGCGCCCTTCACCTACACGCAACTCGCCTGGGCTGCGCTGTTCGGAATGGTGTTCTTCGGCGAGGTGCCGGATGTCTGGTCGCTGCTCGGCATTGCCATCATCACCGCCAGCGGTCTTTACGTCGCGCTGAGCCCCGGCCGCCCGGAAGGCGCAGCGCGCTGA
- the hcp gene encoding hydroxylamine reductase codes for MFCVQCEHTIRTPQGDAGCTFARGMCGKTSEVSDLQDMLVHLLQAVSTYAVAARKVGVVDADIDAYVPQAFFSTLTNVNFDAERIIDFSRRADHYRNDLRARYEAACAGQGIVPETLPATAHYRLPDAKTVMLSDALSFALNRQKKDVGEDIIGLRLLCLYGLKGAAAYMEHARVLGQTDSEVAGRFHEIMAFLGTQPADAGALFQCSMDIGTLNYRIMEMLDKGETETFGHPEPTRVNTQPIKGRAIVVSGHDLHDLELILQQTEGKGINVYTHGEMLPAHAYPAFKKYKHLVGNYGTAWQNQQKEFAAFPGSIVMTSNCIIDPNLGQYGARIFTRSIVGWPGVTHIDGNDFTPAIEAALAQPGFATDAAPVYTTTGFARNALMGAAPAVIDQVKAGNIRHFFLVGGCDGDKRERSYYTDLVAAAPKDTLILTLACGKFRFNTMDLGDINGIPRLLDIGQCNDAYSAIQLALALADAFGCGVNDLPLSLVLSWFEQKAIVVLLTLLSLGIKDIRVGPTAPGFLTPNLIATLNREFGLRLISTVEDDLRDMLAA; via the coding sequence ATGTTTTGCGTGCAATGTGAACACACGATCCGTACCCCCCAAGGCGACGCCGGCTGCACCTTCGCCCGCGGCATGTGCGGCAAGACCAGCGAGGTTTCCGACCTGCAGGACATGCTGGTGCATCTGCTGCAGGCCGTATCGACCTACGCCGTTGCCGCACGCAAGGTCGGCGTCGTCGATGCCGACATCGACGCCTATGTGCCGCAAGCCTTCTTCTCGACGCTGACCAACGTCAACTTCGATGCTGAACGCATCATCGACTTCAGCCGCCGCGCCGACCACTATCGCAACGACCTGCGCGCCCGCTACGAAGCCGCCTGCGCCGGTCAGGGCATCGTGCCGGAAACGCTGCCGGCCACCGCCCACTACCGCCTGCCCGACGCCAAGACGGTGATGCTCTCCGATGCGCTGTCGTTCGCGCTCAACCGCCAGAAGAAGGACGTCGGCGAAGACATCATCGGCCTGCGCCTGCTCTGCCTCTACGGCCTCAAGGGCGCCGCCGCCTACATGGAACATGCCCGCGTGCTCGGCCAGACCGACAGCGAAGTCGCCGGCCGCTTCCACGAAATCATGGCCTTCCTCGGCACACAACCGGCCGACGCCGGCGCGCTGTTCCAGTGCTCGATGGACATCGGCACGCTCAACTACCGCATCATGGAAATGCTCGACAAGGGCGAGACCGAGACTTTCGGCCACCCGGAACCGACCCGCGTCAACACCCAGCCGATCAAGGGCCGCGCCATCGTCGTCTCGGGCCACGACCTGCACGACCTCGAACTCATCCTGCAACAGACCGAAGGCAAGGGCATCAACGTCTACACGCACGGTGAAATGCTGCCGGCGCACGCCTACCCGGCCTTCAAGAAGTACAAGCACCTGGTCGGCAACTACGGTACCGCCTGGCAGAACCAGCAGAAGGAATTCGCTGCCTTCCCCGGTTCCATCGTCATGACCTCGAACTGCATCATCGACCCGAACCTCGGCCAGTACGGCGCGCGCATCTTCACGCGCAGCATCGTCGGCTGGCCCGGCGTCACCCACATCGACGGCAACGACTTCACGCCGGCGATCGAAGCGGCACTCGCCCAACCGGGCTTCGCCACCGACGCGGCGCCGGTCTACACGACCACCGGCTTCGCCCGCAACGCGCTGATGGGCGCCGCTCCGGCCGTCATCGACCAGGTCAAGGCCGGCAACATCCGCCACTTCTTCCTCGTCGGCGGCTGTGACGGCGACAAGCGCGAGCGCAGCTACTACACCGACCTCGTCGCCGCTGCGCCGAAGGACACGCTGATCCTGACACTCGCCTGCGGCAAGTTCCGCTTCAACACGATGGACCTCGGCGACATCAACGGCATCCCGCGCCTGCTCGACATCGGTCAGTGCAACGACGCCTACTCGGCGATCCAGCTCGCCCTCGCGCTCGCCGACGCCTTCGGCTGCGGCGTCAACGACCTGCCGCTGTCGCTGGTCCTGTCGTGGTTCGAGCAGAAGGCCATCGTCGTCCTGCTGACGCTGCTCTCGCTCGGCATCAAGGACATCCGCGTCGGTCCGACCGCACCGGGCTTCCTGACGCCGAACCTGATCGCCACGCTCAACCGCGAGTTCGGCCTGCGCCTCATCTCGACCGTCGAGGACGACCTGCGCGACATGCTGGCAGCGTAA
- a CDS encoding hybrid-cluster NAD(P)-dependent oxidoreductase: MTSANTPYDDAPLSCVGRREETPDTASFVLARPDGKPFSFLPGQFLSVGVDIDGRRHWRAYSISSSPSTPETVSITVRRVTGGLVSNWLLDHLQPGMALPALAPAGEFALPPGPQPRHLALFSSGCGITPMMAMTRWLLETDTDCDIHFVHSARDEENFIFRDEVLALAERHPRLKLHVFLTRPRGDLACEHGRLDAARLQALLPPADELRAYLCGQTGYMADVADWLRAAGVADDAIVQEDFAPICSEAPTSDERFRLDVPSFGKSAEIAVGELLLDVLEREGLPIIGACRTGVCGSCKCRLVDGEVESASALPLTPEEQAAGYVLACSSRAKGDLAVELG, from the coding sequence ATGACCTCAGCCAACACCCCGTACGACGACGCGCCGCTTTCCTGCGTCGGGCGCCGCGAAGAGACGCCCGACACGGCGAGCTTCGTCCTCGCCCGCCCCGACGGCAAGCCGTTTTCCTTCCTGCCCGGGCAGTTCCTCTCGGTCGGCGTCGACATCGACGGCCGCCGCCATTGGCGCGCCTATTCGATCTCGTCGAGCCCGAGCACGCCCGAGACCGTCTCGATCACCGTCCGCCGTGTCACCGGCGGACTCGTGTCCAACTGGCTGCTCGACCACCTGCAGCCGGGCATGGCACTGCCGGCGCTGGCGCCCGCCGGCGAGTTTGCGTTGCCGCCGGGCCCGCAGCCCCGCCACCTGGCGCTGTTTTCGTCCGGCTGCGGCATCACGCCGATGATGGCGATGACACGCTGGTTGCTCGAAACGGACACCGACTGCGACATCCACTTCGTCCATAGCGCCCGCGACGAGGAGAACTTCATCTTCCGCGACGAGGTGCTGGCGCTGGCCGAACGCCATCCGCGCCTCAAGCTGCACGTCTTCCTGACCCGCCCGCGCGGCGACCTGGCCTGCGAGCACGGCCGCCTGGACGCCGCCCGCCTGCAGGCGCTGCTGCCACCGGCCGACGAATTGCGCGCCTACCTCTGCGGCCAGACCGGCTACATGGCCGACGTCGCCGACTGGCTGCGTGCCGCCGGCGTCGCCGACGACGCGATCGTCCAGGAAGATTTCGCGCCGATCTGCAGCGAAGCGCCGACGAGCGACGAGCGCTTCCGGCTCGACGTCCCGTCCTTTGGCAAGAGTGCCGAGATCGCCGTCGGCGAACTGCTCCTCGACGTGCTCGAACGCGAGGGCCTGCCGATCATCGGCGCCTGTCGTACCGGCGTCTGCGGGTCCTGCAAATGCCGTCTCGTCGACGGCGAAGTCGAGAGCGCCAGTGCGCTGCCGCTCACGCCCGAGGAACAGGCGGCCGGCTACGTGCTCGCCTGCAGCAGCCGCGCCAAGGGCGATCTGGCTGTCGAACTGGGCTAA